One segment of Eschrichtius robustus isolate mEscRob2 chromosome 3, mEscRob2.pri, whole genome shotgun sequence DNA contains the following:
- the PPCS gene encoding phosphopantothenate--cysteine ligase isoform X2, producing the protein MVANHPLTIAAARGPGSSAMFYLAAAVSDFYVPVSEMPEHKIQSSGGPLQITMKMVPKMLSPLVKDWAPKAFIISFKLETDPSIVNDRARNALEIYRHQVVVANILDSRRSFVVIITKDSETKLLLSEEEVGKGIEIEEKIVDDLLSRHTTFIHDKN; encoded by the exons ATGGTAGCGAACCACCCCCTCACTATTGCGGCTGCGCGTGGGCCAG GCTCTTCTGCGATGTTTTACCTGGCTGCGGCCGTGTCAGATTTCTATGTTCCTGTGTCTGAAATGCCTGAACACAAGATCCAGTCATCTGGGGGCCCACTGCAG ATAACAATGAAGATGGTGCCAAAAATGCTTTCTCCTTTGGTTAAAGACTGGGCTCCCAAAGCATTTATAATTTCCTTTAAGTTGGAGACTGACCCCTCCATTGTAAATGATCGTGCACGGAATGCTTTGGAAATTTATCGACATCAAGTGGTGGTGGCTAATATCCTTGATTCACGTCGGTCCTTTGTGGTTATTATAACCAAAGACTCAGAAACCAAGTTATTGTTATCAGAGGAAGAAGTAGGAAAAGGCATAGAGATAGAAGAGAAGATAGTGGATGATCTTCTGTCTCGACATACCACTTTTATACATGACAAAAACTGA
- the PPCS gene encoding phosphopantothenate--cysteine ligase isoform X1 → MAAVDLVSEFPQPAGAARWAEVMARFAARLGAQGRRVVLVTSGGTKVPLEARPVRFLDNFSSGRRGATSAEAFLAAGYGVLFLYRARSAFPFAHRFPPQTWLSALRPSGRASSGLLSLEAEEKALPGFAAALRSYQEAEAAGTFLAIEFTTLADYLHLLQAAAQALNPLGSSAMFYLAAAVSDFYVPVSEMPEHKIQSSGGPLQITMKMVPKMLSPLVKDWAPKAFIISFKLETDPSIVNDRARNALEIYRHQVVVANILDSRRSFVVIITKDSETKLLLSEEEVGKGIEIEEKIVDDLLSRHTTFIHDKN, encoded by the exons ATGGCGGCAGTGGACCTGGTCTCCGAGTTCCCCCAGCCCGCCGGTGCTGCGCGCTGGGCCGAGGTGATGGCTCGGTTCGCCGCCAGGCTAGGCGCGCAGGGCCGACGGGTAGTGTTGGTCACGTCCGGCGGCACCAAGGTCCCCCTGGAAGCCCGGCCTGTGCGCTTCCTGGACAACTTCAGCAGCGGGCGGCGCGGTGCTACCTCGGCCGAAGCCTTCCTGGCCGCGGGCTACGGGGTCCTGTTTCTGTACCGTGCTCGCTCTGCCTTCCCCTTTGCCCACCGCTTCCCGCCCCAGACCTGGCTGTCGGCTCTGCGGCCCTCCGGCCGAGCGTCTTCGGGCTTGCTGAGCTTGGAGGCGGAGGAGAAGGCACTCCCGGGCTTCGCTGCGGCTCTGCGGAGCTACCAGGAGGCTGAGGCTGCCGGCACCTTCCTGGCCATAGAGTTCACCACTTTGGCAGACTATTTGCATCTACTGCAGGCTGCAGCCCAGGCGCTCAATCCTCTAG GCTCTTCTGCGATGTTTTACCTGGCTGCGGCCGTGTCAGATTTCTATGTTCCTGTGTCTGAAATGCCTGAACACAAGATCCAGTCATCTGGGGGCCCACTGCAG ATAACAATGAAGATGGTGCCAAAAATGCTTTCTCCTTTGGTTAAAGACTGGGCTCCCAAAGCATTTATAATTTCCTTTAAGTTGGAGACTGACCCCTCCATTGTAAATGATCGTGCACGGAATGCTTTGGAAATTTATCGACATCAAGTGGTGGTGGCTAATATCCTTGATTCACGTCGGTCCTTTGTGGTTATTATAACCAAAGACTCAGAAACCAAGTTATTGTTATCAGAGGAAGAAGTAGGAAAAGGCATAGAGATAGAAGAGAAGATAGTGGATGATCTTCTGTCTCGACATACCACTTTTATACATGACAAAAACTGA
- the PPCS gene encoding phosphopantothenate--cysteine ligase isoform X3 encodes MFYLAAAVSDFYVPVSEMPEHKIQSSGGPLQITMKMVPKMLSPLVKDWAPKAFIISFKLETDPSIVNDRARNALEIYRHQVVVANILDSRRSFVVIITKDSETKLLLSEEEVGKGIEIEEKIVDDLLSRHTTFIHDKN; translated from the exons ATGTTTTACCTGGCTGCGGCCGTGTCAGATTTCTATGTTCCTGTGTCTGAAATGCCTGAACACAAGATCCAGTCATCTGGGGGCCCACTGCAG ATAACAATGAAGATGGTGCCAAAAATGCTTTCTCCTTTGGTTAAAGACTGGGCTCCCAAAGCATTTATAATTTCCTTTAAGTTGGAGACTGACCCCTCCATTGTAAATGATCGTGCACGGAATGCTTTGGAAATTTATCGACATCAAGTGGTGGTGGCTAATATCCTTGATTCACGTCGGTCCTTTGTGGTTATTATAACCAAAGACTCAGAAACCAAGTTATTGTTATCAGAGGAAGAAGTAGGAAAAGGCATAGAGATAGAAGAGAAGATAGTGGATGATCTTCTGTCTCGACATACCACTTTTATACATGACAAAAACTGA